GTCGATGTACAGGGCGAGGCGCTGAGCTGCGTCATCATCGACCGGCTGCCCTTCGCCGTGCCAAATGACCCCGTCGTGGCGGCGCGGATGCGATTCATCGAAGAGAACGGCGGCAAGCCATTCTTCGATTACCAGGTCCCGTCGGCGGTAATCGCCCTCAAGCAGGGCTTCGGCCGCCTGATCCGGTCTCTGGAGGATCGCGGAGTGCTGGTGCTGCTCGATCCGCGCATCCGGCAAAAGCGCTATGGTCAGGCATTTCTGGAGAGCCTGCCGCCTTACCGGGTAACCAGCACAATCACCGATGTGGCGCTGTTCTTCGAGTAGCAGGAGCTTAAAGTGCGACCACCTCATGACCAGTTTTGCGCACCATGGAAGATTCGGAGCACGTGAATTCGCTCTTCCTCAACGGAGTACACAATCAAGTATGGCAACGGCGACAGAATCAATTCGCGAGTTCCCAGAATCTTTCCGGGGGCGACCCTTCTCGGGCTGATGTTTGAGGGACTTGGCAGATTTGTATATACGTTGGATCGTCTCAAAGGCGAAGTCGGGATGATTTAGTTCTAAATATCTTCCGATTTCTTCGAGATCATTGGCAGCTGCGATCGACCATCGCAGCCTCTTCAAGCGTGTAACATCCTCGCAACTCGCTCATCCATCTCATCTTCGTCGAGGAATTCTCCACGTGCGACCTGATCGATGCCGATTCGCACCTGTTCTTCGAACCACTTCTCATGAGCCAGCATGCGATCCACGGCGTCGCGAACGAGATCGTCGGCGCTGCGCCTTGTTTGGGAGGAAAGCACGGCCAATGAGTTCTGCTGTTGTTCAGTGAGATGAATCTCCATATACAAACGAGCGTAGGCGAGGTGAGCCAAGACGTCAACCGACGCTTTAGAATGAAGCCTGATTAGCCCATCCTCTATGTCCCGAAACTTCTACGCTCTCGCCGCCACTCTCGGAGTTCTCGCTCTGGTCTCCTGCGGCATGACCTTTGTGCCGTCAACCTTCCAGCCCGGGCTGCCGGCGAATGGCTCGCTTTGGAAGACGCTTTCCATGTTTCTGCTGCTTCTGGGGCTGGTCTCGATGTTGATCGGCTCGATGTCGCATCTCTTTGAACAGGTCGACCGCCGCTCTGAGGAGCGCCGTCGCGCAGACCGGCAACGGCGGAAGAAGAATCCCGGAGAGTCGCACGGGCCTCTAAAATGAATACTGGGTCCATTCTTCCGACAGAAAGTATCGAAAAGCATGTATGAAGTGACAGTCGACGCGGGTTTCTCCTCCGGACACTACCTGCGCAACTACTTTGGCAAGTGCGAAAATCCGCACGGGCATAACTACAAGGTGCGCGTGACCCTCGCCGGGCGCGAACTGGATGAAACCGGTCTTCTGCTGGACTTCAAGTTGCTCAAAAACATTTTGCGCCCGGTCATCGATCGCATCGACCATCAGATGCTCAATGACCTTGAGCCCTTTATCGAGCTGAACCCCTCCGCCGAAAATCTGGCGCGCTACTTCTATGACCAGACCAACCAGGAGCTCGCCGAGATGACCGGCGGCCGCGTGCGCGTCAAAGACTGCACCATATGGGAAACCGACACGACGACGGCTACTTACTACGAGTAGGCTGCTACTGCCTGGCAATCGCCAGCATCTTGCGCATGAAGTCATCCTCGGGGAAATTCTGAAGGTATTTTTCCATCGCGGATTCAGCCTCAGGGTATTGTTTTGCGTTGATGAGACGAAGTACGAGGGTCTTTAGCATCGGCGCATTGAAAGGCTCCAGCGCGACGGCCTTCTGCACCATCGTCACTGCCTCATCGGCTTGCCCCTTCTGGTCAGCCACAGAAGATAGATCCATATAAACTGCAGCCTGCGCCGGATCGAGTTTCAGAGACGCCTGCAAGTGCTCCGCCGCATCGTCCAGTTGGCCGCCAGCCAGCGCCTGATGCCCGAGCGCGGCCTGCACAATCGCGTTCTGCGGCTTCGTCGCTTCCAACTCGTGAAGAATTTTCAGAAACGAAGCTTCATACACAGGCGACACGTCTTTCAACTGGCTGTAGGCCTGCAGCAACGTGATCGCTGGCGGCTCTGCATCGCCCGGCGCCGCATCCAGATAGATCAGATCGGGCAGCGCCGCCGTGGTCATCTGAAACGCGGCGTCCGGGAATGCCTCGTCTGGCCGCGCGACGATGCGATGGTTGGTGAGGCTGGTGTGCGAAATCGCTCCGCCCGCGCGCTTCGGCATGTGGCATCCGATGCAGTTGTCAGCAGGTGCGGTTGCGGATGCAGTTTGAGCCCTCGCCTGCGCCGGAGCCTTGCAACTCTGCGCAGAGTGGCAGCTCATGCACTTGCCGTTGAAGTACGCCGGAGCCTCTGCGCTGGTGGGCTCGACATGCGGATCGTGGCAACTGATACAGCGCATCTGCTTTTCGCTGGGCATTCTCGCGCTTGCCCGGTAGCACTTGCTCAGGATCATGGAGTAGTAGTGCTCGACGTGATCCTCGCGCGGCGGATTCTCGCGCGTCGGCGGCACCATCAGAATGGCCATCACTCGATCCAATGGCTGACCCGGCCGAAAATCCAGATAAGTCTTGCCGGGTTGGAAGATGCGAATGTCGCCTGTCTGATGGCAAGACATACAGATGTCGTTGGCCATCGTTGGCGCAATAGCGCCGGGGTTCACGATCGTGGGATCTTTACTCCTGGGGTAGGAGTCGCCCATGCCCATCGCTTCAACGTGCGCCGATCCCGGCCCATGGCAGTTCTCGCAGCCCACCGAGAGCTGCGTGAACGCGGGCTTCTCATACTTCCCTATGGTTTCGGGTACGGGCTGCGGACGGCCGCTGTGACAGAAGATGCAGCCCGGCGCGATGGTGCGGTTGAAGCCCAGGTCGCCCCGCTCATACCCAGGTGATAACGCCCAGGTTCCCGTCTCTCGATAGAAGGAGAGCGGTGCTTCAAACAAGTAGTCGTCATGCTGGATCAGTGCCCCGCGACCGTTCGCCCCAGTCCCTACTATCCATTTGATTTCATGCGTGTCGCGAAAGACTTCATGGCCGACGGCATCGACCTGAAACTCGCTCTGGTAGAGTTTTTCGTTTTCGGAATAAACATCGAAATGGCGATCGAGTTTCTGGTCATACACGGACGCAGAAACAGGAACAGTCTTGAGAAACTCCGAAGTAACAGGAGTCAGCGACCGGCCCATGCTGGTGTGGGAATAGTGGCTATAGATTTCTGCATGGCAGCGCGAACACGCCTCCGACCCAACATAGCTGGCGCGCACAGTCGCAGGGTCCGCGCGAGGCGGGTGTATGCCTTCGGCAGATGCGCGCGCAGCATAGAACAGTCCTGGCATTGCTGCCAGGATGACTATGGTGGCTCCAAGCCCACAGCGGGCTACTGGTTCATTGGGCGAGCGCCCATGAAGCCATCGAATTGTCATGCCACAAAGACGAGCGCGATTTGAAGTAAGTTTACCGATTTACCAAGGTGTTTTGTAACGATTTGTCACCGATATTACATTGCTATCAATAGCACGATCATTCCTTTACGCCGGTTTGTGAAGGTGGTTCTAGATAAATCGCGAGTTTCTAATTTCGCAACAAACGAAGTAATTCTTACTGTTTCGCAATGGCCAGCATCTTGCGCATGAAATCGTCTTCCGGAAAGTTCCGCAGGTAAGTTTCCATTGCAGCCTGGGCTTCTTCGTAATGCTTGCCATTGATCAGGCGAAAGACCAGAGTCTTTTGCAGCGCGGCGACAAACGGGTCGAGCGTGACTGCCCTTTTGGCGGATGCGATTGCTTCCTCCACCATGCCGCTCTGGTCCTGCGCCTCCGAGAGATCGACGTAGACATTGGTCTGCAGCGGATCGAGACGCAGCGCGTGTTGCAAGTGGTCGATCGCCTGCGACCAGTCGTGGGCTTCTAGTTCGCGGTGCCCAAGCGCAGCCTGGACAATGGCATTCTCCGGATTGCTCGTTTCCAGTTCCGCAAGCGTCTTGAGCCACGAAGCGGTAAAGGACGCGGCGAACTGTGGCTTGCTTGTTCTGAGTTCCCCAAAGGCTTGCAGCAACACAAGCGCTGGCGGAGTCGCTGCCTTCGCTCCGCGCTCGCCCGCCGGATTCATGTGAATCAGGTTCGGCAAAGCCGTGGTCGTCTGTGCAAAGGCTTCGTCGGGAAACGGTTCTTCCGGGCGAACAACGATGCGGTGGTTGGTGGCGCTAGTGTGGGAGATGGCCTGGATATCACGCCGAGGCATATGGCAGCCGATACAGTTGTCCGCGGGGGACGTTGCCTGCCGAGTAGCGGCTGTTGCGGTGCAGCTTGCCGCTGTATGGCATGTGAGGCATTTTGCGTTGAAAAACGCTGGCGCTTCCGCATGTGTCGGCTCAACATGCGGATCGTGGCAGGTGATGCAGCGCAACTGTTTCGACGCCGGCAGGCTTCGCGTCGCGCGGAAGCACTTGCTCAGGCTCATCGAGTAGTAGTGTTCGACGTGGTCGTCCTGCGGCGGATTTTCGCGCGTCGGCGGGATCTGAAAGATCGAGAGGGTGTGATCCAGCGGCTCGCCAGGCCGGAAGTCCTGGTAGGTCTTGCCCGGCTGCAACACGCGCGCATCGCCGATCTGGTGGCAGGACATGCAGATATCGTCCGCAAGCTGGCCCTTGAGGCGCGCGGGATTCACAATCGTGGGATCTGAATCCGAACCCGGGCCTTTGCCGTAATCCTCGCCCTGGCCCATCGCCTGCACATGCGCGGCGCCGGGGCCATGACAGTTTTCACAGCCTACGGAAGTTTGTGTAAAGGGCGTGCTGTCGTATTTGCCGGGATAGCTCGCAACCGGCTGCGGACGTCCGCTATGGCAGTAAATGCAGCCAGGCTGGATAATGCGATTGAATCCGTAATCGCCGTTCTGGTAGCCCGGCGAAAGATTCCATTCCGCCGCTTTGGAGTAATACGAGAGCGGCGCCTGAAAGAGATAATCTCCGCGCCGCAGCAGCGCTCCGAATCCGTTTTCGCCGGTGCCGATGATCCAGCCCAGCTCATGGGTGCTGCGGAATACTTCCTTGCCGTCTGCTCCAGATTGGTACTCGCTCTGGTAGAGCTTGCCGTTCTCGGTGCGAACTTCAAAATGGTGATCGAACTTCGCGTCGTAATATGCAGCCGGTATGGGTAGAGTCTTGAGGAAATCCGGCGTAACCGCTTTCAGCGAATGCCCCATGCTTGCGTGCGCAAAATGGTTGGCTATTTCCAGATGGCAGCGCGAGCAGGCCGCGCTGCCCACATATCCGCCATTGGCCGGCGCGCTACTCGCGGCACCGGCGCGTTTCTGCGTCTTCTGAGAAGCAGCCTGCGCCTCGGGGTTGCCCAATAAGGCCAGCATCCCAGTCAGAAAAAAGACCGTGAACCAGACGCTGCTGGATTTTGGAAGACGGAGCATCGCTAAAACAATCGCAGGTTTGCGGAGGGGCTGTCCAGAATCACCTCCGCACCCAACTCCGCCTTAGCCGGTTACTTCATGCCGTCGAGAATCGAGCCGACGATGCCGCCTACCACGCCGCCCTGCACCGATTCCTGGCGTGCCGTGGGCATGTAGTGCTGCAACTGGTGCGCTAGCCGCGAAATCGGCAGCGTCTGCAGCCAGACCCGGCCCGGACCGGTGAGTGCCGCGAGAAAGATGCCGTCTCCGCCGAAG
This portion of the Acidicapsa acidisoli genome encodes:
- a CDS encoding type II toxin-antitoxin system RelE/ParE family toxin, translated to MRRSNVYTNLPSPSNISPRRVAPGKILGTRELILSPLPYLIVYSVEEERIHVLRIFHGAQNWS
- a CDS encoding CopG family ribbon-helix-helix protein yields the protein MAHLAYARLYMEIHLTEQQQNSLAVLSSQTRRSADDLVRDAVDRMLAHEKWFEEQVRIGIDQVARGEFLDEDEMDERVARMLHA
- the queD gene encoding 6-carboxytetrahydropterin synthase QueD; the encoded protein is MYEVTVDAGFSSGHYLRNYFGKCENPHGHNYKVRVTLAGRELDETGLLLDFKLLKNILRPVIDRIDHQMLNDLEPFIELNPSAENLARYFYDQTNQELAEMTGGRVRVKDCTIWETDTTTATYYE
- a CDS encoding tetratricopeptide repeat protein, whose product is MTIRWLHGRSPNEPVARCGLGATIVILAAMPGLFYAARASAEGIHPPRADPATVRASYVGSEACSRCHAEIYSHYSHTSMGRSLTPVTSEFLKTVPVSASVYDQKLDRHFDVYSENEKLYQSEFQVDAVGHEVFRDTHEIKWIVGTGANGRGALIQHDDYLFEAPLSFYRETGTWALSPGYERGDLGFNRTIAPGCIFCHSGRPQPVPETIGKYEKPAFTQLSVGCENCHGPGSAHVEAMGMGDSYPRSKDPTIVNPGAIAPTMANDICMSCHQTGDIRIFQPGKTYLDFRPGQPLDRVMAILMVPPTRENPPREDHVEHYYSMILSKCYRASARMPSEKQMRCISCHDPHVEPTSAEAPAYFNGKCMSCHSAQSCKAPAQARAQTASATAPADNCIGCHMPKRAGGAISHTSLTNHRIVARPDEAFPDAAFQMTTAALPDLIYLDAAPGDAEPPAITLLQAYSQLKDVSPVYEASFLKILHELEATKPQNAIVQAALGHQALAGGQLDDAAEHLQASLKLDPAQAAVYMDLSSVADQKGQADEAVTMVQKAVALEPFNAPMLKTLVLRLINAKQYPEAESAMEKYLQNFPEDDFMRKMLAIARQ
- a CDS encoding tetratricopeptide repeat protein is translated as MLRLPKSSSVWFTVFFLTGMLALLGNPEAQAASQKTQKRAGAASSAPANGGYVGSAACSRCHLEIANHFAHASMGHSLKAVTPDFLKTLPIPAAYYDAKFDHHFEVRTENGKLYQSEYQSGADGKEVFRSTHELGWIIGTGENGFGALLRRGDYLFQAPLSYYSKAAEWNLSPGYQNGDYGFNRIIQPGCIYCHSGRPQPVASYPGKYDSTPFTQTSVGCENCHGPGAAHVQAMGQGEDYGKGPGSDSDPTIVNPARLKGQLADDICMSCHQIGDARVLQPGKTYQDFRPGEPLDHTLSIFQIPPTRENPPQDDHVEHYYSMSLSKCFRATRSLPASKQLRCITCHDPHVEPTHAEAPAFFNAKCLTCHTAASCTATAATRQATSPADNCIGCHMPRRDIQAISHTSATNHRIVVRPEEPFPDEAFAQTTTALPNLIHMNPAGERGAKAATPPALVLLQAFGELRTSKPQFAASFTASWLKTLAELETSNPENAIVQAALGHRELEAHDWSQAIDHLQHALRLDPLQTNVYVDLSEAQDQSGMVEEAIASAKRAVTLDPFVAALQKTLVFRLINGKHYEEAQAAMETYLRNFPEDDFMRKMLAIAKQ